TGGAAAAGTGGTGGCTGGTCTGATGTAAGTGAAGAGAACAGACAGAGAGAAGAGAACCACAACCGTGATGTGGGAGCCGTAGGTGGAAAGAGCTTTGGTGCGGCTCCCGGCAGGGTGGGATCTGATGGTGTACAGTATCAGAAAGTAAGACACCATCAGAACCACAAAAGTCACCAAAGGAATCAGACCTGAATTAACGATAACCGAGAGACCAATTCTGTATGTATCAGTGCAAGCCAATTTCAGTAAAGGATACACATCACAGAAATAGTGGTCTATCTCATTGTCGCCACAGAAGGGCAAAAAGATGGTGAGCAGAAACTGACTGGAGGAGTGTATGAGTCCTCCAGCACAACAGGCCAGGATCATTGTGTTGCACCGCTGCCTTCTCATGATGACCGTGTAGTGCaggggcttgcagatggccacgtagcggtcataggccatccgCGTGAGGATGAATATCTCAATGCCTCCAAGGAAGTTAAGAATAAAAAGCTGTGTCATGCAGTGATTATAAGAAATTGTCTTCCTTTCTGCCAGTAGATCAATCATTAGTTTGGGTGTCACTGTTGACGTATAGCAAAGGTCAGAGATTGAGAGATAagtaaggaagaaatacatgggttGCTCAATTAGATGACTGCATGTGATAGAAATCATTATGAGCAAGTTTCCTATCCATACAGCaatgtagcaaaataaaaattaagtaaagcCGAGGATTTCAATGTTCTTGTTTTGAGATAGTCCCAAGAGAATAAACACAGtgacattatttctattttccacaGTCCAGTGCAGTGAAAATTATGGTCATCCCCTGAAAAGACATAATGCATAAGTCAAAGTCAGAAATGTCAATAGAGAATATTGATGACAACACTTCATATTATGAAGCTGTGTTTATGGGGTATGATCCTAGAAAATGAAAGTCTGATATTTAATACTTTTTTACTGATTAGTCTCATAATGGTTTTCATAAATTAGTCTTTCAGGATGTTGTGTTCAATCTTGACATTAAGAAAAATTGACattaataaaaatgatgtattcaatcaaaatttaataaatgtttaaaaattatcattagtTGCCAAATAGTTTCAAATTCTAAAGGAATATACAACTAAGTCCTTGGAAAGGATATTTCTctggatacttccaaactcaaatATGTTAAAGATGCAAGTATAAGGCATTAACGTTTTTGTTTAATAATATAGAGGCATATGTGAACTTATCAGTGGTCACCTGTAGAATATAAACTACCTCAAAATACTTTTAGAATGGTGTGGGAAATACAATTAAAGatttatataatgatatatatatatgtatatttataaaattgaagATAAAAAAGAATCTCTGCAAAAGGCCCATACAATCGGTTTGAATATATTCTGATTGCTTATcttttttttagtgatttttgGCACTAAAACACTGACATTTTATAggagtatgtttatttttataggcACATCATTAAGaatcatatatataaatgagCCACAGAATAATggaatcataaaaacaaaaaaatgaggagCAGAAGGCACTTTTACTTTTATGATATTGCTCTTGACTCCATATATCATATTTTGTAAGTCTATTTCTTCACAGTAGCTTGAATTAGAGTATGAATTTCTGTTCTATATTTGTACAATGTATTCTTTTTGCCCAAACTCCTAAAGAATCTTGACACTGcataattcagagaaaaaaatttttttggcttAATGGGAAAAGTTTTATGTGAAGAAAAACATTTGTGTGCCAGGCTCCAATTCTATTACACCAGTGTGTGCATTTGGGTATGAAacactttatttatttgaatttaaattatcccatttgtaaaataaggaaatCTGACTGAACTTGGTCACAAAATGGTTGAGAAACTCAAATCAATAAATGGCCACTGCTCTATTAAtcatagaaatattatttgctgAGTTCATTATCTTAGATTATAGTTACCAAATCAGTAATCCACAGTTGtcaataaaaatataaccaataatattttgGTATGGTGACAGGGAGTAGCTGCACTTACTgcagtgagcatttagtaatgtataaatTTATccagtcactatgttgtacatatgaaaccaatttaatattgtatatcaactacatgctaataaaaaaagaacaagggaAATTAAAGTTGTCAATAATAACGCCTAGTATTTATGACTcccatacagaaaatgaaatttaatattataaaattattttgcatgGGAAACTAACCTCAAGATTCACCAGCTGTGTCCTAGTTATAATAAAagggattttaatttaaaaatatagaaaatacatagaATGAATAAAggtagttttaatttctttgtcatTCAGCAATTTTATTAAACCAACAGAATATGATATGTGAAAACACAGGCAATTAAGTTGGGATTGAACATAGCTTCTGCTACCTTTGACTATCAGGCtaatgaaaaaataggaaaaattggTAACCACACAATCCAATTGtcttttctatgaattttgactCCCAAATGCCTCATCAATATTTAACATCTTTCATTAAAATTTGTGATCTTATCTTCTGCCCTATTCTTGTAGCTACAATTTCTCATCAATCTTTAAATTCTTTCGTCTCTCTTTTTTACAGATTAAGTTAACTAGGTTGCCTTCCAAATACAAAATTCCTTCACAATGaaactttaaaacaatttatttctatgGTACAGCTTTAAGATTTAGAATTAGCTTAGAGAGAAGCCATGGTAAAGTAAGGTTACTTGTCTGCACTTAcgccatttaaaattttcctcatctataaataattaaagacaaaaaaataacatttaaaatactgatcttgtcagtttttaaaagtaatttcttaTTCATTTGAATGGACATAAACAAAACCATTCTTTTAATAATGTGCATAGAAATAAGCAACCacctaaataaattattttccctctcccctaaaactacaaaagaaaattttggtTCATATATGTAATTATTCTTCTGAAGAAACTAAAAATTTGTTAGAATATCATTACTCAACTACAAGAACAATCAGTAGATCTAATAATTCTCAGCTTACAATTAGAGCATTCCCACATAACATTCTTCTGAATGCTGTATAGGCATAAACCTCTTTAATCCTCATGTTACTGAACCAAACAAACCTGGATCCACTCTCCTGGTGCATAAGAAAGCCAAGCACTTACACGGTGATATAGTGAAAGAAAGAGGGTGTTATTGCAGGGTGCCATGCACGACCAGGTAGGTCCCAAGCTCTCCATTGGCTACAAGCAAGGGttttaaaggcaaaattatggggAAGGGTTGCAGGGCATGTGATCAACTTGTGCCCATTTTTCTGATTGGTCAGTAGTATGATGGGATTGTTCCAGGAACCTTATCATTTATCAGTGTTTTGGCCCACCCAATCTGGGGTCTCCATGCCTGTTTGTCAGGAGGTGGCCCAATCTGGTGGGGATCTAAATTCTTGCAAAATATCTCAAGGCTATGTGAATCAAGAGTTTGTCTCTGGCCTTGAAGGGGAATTGAGAGTCCTCTGTCTGTTTAGTTTGCTCTACTTTGGTTTGCAAACTcccatttcctttcatttctaattattcattttaattcccACACTCTGGGTCATAATTGAGGGACTTGGGTTCTCTTTATTAATGAGAAGTCTGAAGGGCTTCTTCAAGAGGGGGCTACCTGTGCAGTTACACTAATAATAACTCTGAGAAgtaaaactaataaaacttattttgaaaaaggGGAAATTGAGtcatagagaaattaaataaccCAAGATTATAAACTTAACAACTAGTAAAGTCaagatctaaaataaaatttatctcaCTTTGCAATACACTTAGGCAATACACTTACACACCACAGTTCCTGATACATAGTgtacactcagtaaatatttaggaCTATTTATACTTAAAAGAGGTTCTCAACTGctcttaatatttccatttttaatctgTGCAAAGTAAACTCTATACATTCTTAATTTGCACAATCTTAAGTTCCTCAAGGAGAGAAAAGCAATCTGAAATTCTGCCTTGAAATAGTAAGAACTTCCTGcacaaatttcattttgaatcCTAGTCACTACTCCCTGATCTGTGCAACTTTGGGCAAGTACTGTGTTTTTCTCAGATTATCAAGTTGCATTTCTTGAGTTCACTGATGATGAGTACATCTAACTAAAGGGTCTGAGTCATCCAGTATGTGGTAGGGGTTTCATCAGTTtacaattattttatctttatctcttgtcaAAAATAGCCTACCATTTATTTAACCAATAATTAGTAGAAGTTTGCTGAGTAATTCAAAGAAGTAAATTCTTTAACATAATATATAACTTATTCAATAATTGTAATCATTACCACCACAATTTTTTCTAGCAAGAAGTGCAGGCAACAGAGTGCCTAGAGATAAGGTAAACAAAGAATCACATTCTGTGATACTTCCATTCAATTTTTAGTGACATGCTTAGGGTATTTGTTAATTATTggaaagattttttgttttgtggagCAGCACAGGTACAGTGACTGTAGGAGTGTTTCCTGCAGGGGGCTCCTCTGAATTtgggttttctcattttcttggtAACCTGTGAATCACGTTTGTTCTTCATTAATACTTCATTAACTTTCAAGCAAAAGTTATAAAACTGTTTTCTTCCTATTTGAAATTTGCTATCCAGCTAAGCATGGAGTTcccttctccatctctctgtTCCATGAGGTTGTCGTATCACACCCTCAATGGGCAACTCCTTGAATTGATCACTGCCCTCATCTCAGAACACGTTAGTCTATAAAATTCAGAACACATGCCTGCATTTAACTTTAACTGGAAGTCAATCTGTTATCTATACAATGGAGGCAAAAATGCATTCAACAGATAATATACATTCAGGCAGGATAATGCAAAGAGAGGAGAAATAATTCACCGCACATTCTTCCACTTCAGATGCTGTGGATCCattcctatttcttcctttcagggttttctctcttccttcgtTGAACTTTTCATCATTCACCTTTTGTTCAGAGTATTTCACTTCAGCTTTTTGAATTCACATCTCACTCAGCTTAGTTCATTAaccatttatagaaaaaaaacccttggATTATTTTAGAGACAACTGACACTTGTCACTCAACCAAAGTTCACATAAGCAATGAGAGGTTTTAGGCTCTGAGTAACAGTTTGAAGACTTGCTGAATAATTTTAATAGCCAAATGAATTAAATCACAATCTATTTTTTCAGCACTGAAATTATTTCTAGACATGTGCACGCATGATTAACTAATACTCAATCGAGTACACACTCTGACACTGATTTCTTCTATTCTAGAGCATTGACTATTCCCTGCAAGTTGTTTGGACTTACCTTCCCAGATCATAAGCTCACTGGGTGGATTTCCCTGAGATCTAAGTTATCAGACCCATTATGGCTAGGATAGAATCCAGAATAATTTATAAATAGTATTTAACTTCCAATTAactttgtgtgtgttttaaaaatatccatcATTAGACATTCCTCCTGGGCCCCCATAATTCCCCTGCACTTTACTCAAAGAGCTTTGTGATACAAAATAAATTCGTGGGGCTTTTGCTTTGCAGGCCTTATCCTGTCCATAATCTCTATAAATTGAGTAGAAAAGGACAGTCCTGGCTCTAATGGTAGCTAACGTTCTTTATCTCTCCTCAAAAAGTTTTTTTGTTGTATTCTGAGAGAGAATTAGAATGAGTTCTAGTTTATTTCCAAGTATTAGGTATGgttaatgaaaaattatgtgaataGATTTTAGTATAATTTTGTATAGATTTAGAAAATTTCCaaacaataatttgaaaaagaaaagcttagTTGAGTTTACtcacaaaatatattttggataggTGGAATTTAGGCAGAATCTGGGACCCTCTGAACGCTTATTAAACATGCTCCTGCTCAGCTGCCTATCTTACACGACTAAACTTCAGTTTTAGGAGTTGGGCAGAAATTATTAGGGATTATGTTTCTCTAAATACAGTGTCTTCTTCTCAGTGGATTCCTTTCTTAGAAGATGGTGAAGAAAGAAACGTCATCAGCACAGCACCATCCAGCAAAATGTATGGGAATAGTGTTATTTCTATTGTAAATGTTTACTGTCTTAAATAATATTCATTCCATGCATTTTAAACACTAGTCTGTTTTTCACATGCAATCTCCATTTATCATTTCGCATTTAAGTGGCATTCATAACTTTACTTCTCAGTTTCATATTGTAAATGAAACATATAAGATGCAGAGATGTTTACTGAGTTGGCCAGAGTCAGGTCATTAAAAACTGGTAGGCTGGCATGCAAGGCGGACTCTAAGACTCCTGGCTTcatgctctttcttttccccaagttTTTAGGTGTGGCCTTTGAGGATGAAGAGAAGATATCCTGACTTCCCcttatgttttttatattgattCATCACTTACAGTGCTGTGAAATTTATCAGGAAAGCAAAACGTTTGATCAAAAACATATGGGtagtatatatattacaaaatgatagtatatataaaacaaacgAAAGACAATAGGACTAAGAATAATGTTTATTATTCTCAACTTTTTGCTCTTGAAACTTGTAGACATTGCTACATTGTCGTTTTACTTGGTTTCAGAGAAGTGGTAGAATCCAGTACAACACTCTTTATTAACTTGTCTGAATCATGATTTGTACATTTCCTCCCTAACTTAAATCTCCTACAACTTGCCCCCcatattattttctctccctttccttcccctccatTTTGTTATTGCTGAATTATATACATGAAAAAGGGTATtgcattttttcaaatatttttcatgtttttcaaataattcCCTTGATATTATACTGTTGTCCGCCCGCTTATGAAGGTCTGTTTTTTCATAGAGATCCTGATTTTTTGTACAGTACTGATGATAGCAGTaacattcatccatgttatcaagTCTTCCCAAACATTCCATTGCactcacagtccatcagtgtagtaagatgccatagagtcactacttgtcttatagAAGAAATTTTTGATTCAATACTTACaactatatttttgtttgttttgttatactGGCAAGTGCctttagtaaaatattaaaagctatTAATTTGAACTGGTAATAATAAGCTTCACTTATTGTCATAGATTTCAAAGGAATGACTTGTAGTATTTCATCATTCAACACAGCatatactataaaatttttaCAGGTAATATTTTTTGGATTAGGTTTCCAATGAAGTTGTAATGAATAATCTATTGAGATAATAGAGGACTTTTCTCCTTTAACAAACTGAAAATTTGAAACTAGAAATTTACCTCTTTGTATTGTATAGTTTTGGTAAgtactattttttcatttgatttttaaatattctctgctttctattaTATTTCTTCCTTGACTTAGTACTTTTAtaagaatttttctaaaattaccaTATATTTGTGGTTGAGTTATCTTATGATAAATTTCACTGTAAATTTTCATTACATAAGATGCAAAGTGCAGTTTCTTTGACACATGTTGAGAATCAATATGTGACATGAAATatgataaattgttttaaataatccATATGTTCTCATCAGTTGATGAGTATAGTATTCTAGGTATGTCCATTAATGCTGCCTATTGCCTTAGATCAAATACTCCCTATTCTTCTATTTCCATAGCAAGTTAGAATTTATAAATGTTTCTATGCTGCAACTTCTATCAATAtttagtgattttaaaaagtgacaatgACTCGTGCCTCAAGGCCTATCTTGttattgtgtgtgtgtccctgttgCAAACGCACTAGCTATGATGACGCTTTTGCTGCTCTTCGATACCCCAGGGTTTAGAAGCATCTTTCAGTAAAAAcacatttctatattttaatccATGAtcatgttctttgttttttcactggagaatttagtctgtgttgattttattttatttatatatttgaattaacttccatgatttttttttgcttttcatttttccaaatttgtctatttcctccctcttttcttgttttttgattgGACTGGCTTTCTCTCATCCCTTCAGTACATTTTCTCtattatcatctatctatccatagttgtctatatctatcatctatctgctTAACTATCGTCTTCCTACCAGTCTCTACTACTACTCTAATGTAATGTAGTAGGACATGATGTAAGAAATCGTGTCTGTACATTAATGTTAACCAGTCTACATTTGATCAGCATTTTTCCTTCTACTGAATAGCACATGGTACTTAGAACACGTTTTTTCTGATCATTTCTTCCAACTTGCATGATGATCTGCACCAGGATTTTTGTTCTCCTATGTTTTATCTCACTTATTGTACAAGATTGTCATTTATAACATAATTTCTAGGTTTACGTATAGGACTACCATTTTCCactctcccctttcctcctggAAAATCCTTTTTAGATATTTTCCACTTTTATGAAAATCTTCCTGACAGTTTCTTTTAGTGAAAATGGATTTGTAGTAAACTtttgattgtttttattgttgtacTGAAAAACtcctcatttttctcttgtttttgaaaaaatgacatttttctcttAGTGCTTTCAGtatgtcatttcattttattctgtcttttactctttctttgatttaaattattaccaattgttattattgttttctaTGCCTTTAAAGAGCActctttttattctgtattttctaaagatTATTCCATCAATTCAGAAAAATTACCACTAACTatctctttcaatattttttctcactattaCCCAAACTCGAGTCTGGTAAACATACGTTGCTCCCTTTTACTTCATTCATAATGTCTAA
This portion of the Manis javanica isolate MJ-LG chromosome 6, MJ_LKY, whole genome shotgun sequence genome encodes:
- the LOC140850168 gene encoding olfactory receptor 4P4-like, which encodes MISITCSHLIEQPMYFFLTYLSISDLCYTSTVTPKLMIDLLAERKTISYNHCMTQLFILNFLGGIEIFILTRMAYDRYVAICKPLHYTVIMRRQRCNTMILACCAGGLIHSSSQFLLTIFLPFCGDNEIDHYFCDVYPLLKLACTDTYRIGLSVIVNSGLIPLVTFVVLMVSYFLILYTIRSHPAGSRTKALSTYGSHITVVVLFSLSVLFTYIRPATTFPEDNVFALFYTIIAPMLNPLIYTPRNMEMKKSMKKMSHQLFLEGK